The Brassica rapa cultivar Chiifu-401-42 chromosome A10, CAAS_Brap_v3.01, whole genome shotgun sequence genome segment ATCGCCTCCACTCTATTCTTCACGCACACACTTTCGCACTTCTTCACACGCAACTTCCTCTCTTATAACCTCACTGCTATATATACTCACACTTGCGTTCTTCTTTCTTCAACTTAAAAACACTTTTACTACTCTTCACTGAAAAAGAAAGATAGTAATAATAATGGCACTTGAAGCTCTAAGTTCGCCAAGATTAGCTTCTCCGGTTCCAACTCTGTTTCAAGATTCTGCTGTTGGCTTCCATGGTAGCAAAGGCAAACGATCTAAGCGGTCAAGATCCGAGTTCGACCGCAGTCTCACTGAGGATGAGTATATCGCTTTGTGTCTCATGCTTCTTGCTCGCGACGGGAATCGAACCCGCCACctgccttcttcttcttcctcgccgCCTCTGCTTCCTACTCTTACTTCTACTCATCTCCACAAGTGCAGCGTCTGCGACAAGGCGTTTTCTTCTTACCAGGCTCTCGGTGGGCACAAGGCGAGTCACCGGAAAAACTCATCGCAGACTCAGTCTAGCGGAGGAGATGAGAAATCCACGTCGTCGGCGATAACCATCGCGAGCcacggcggcggcggaggaggaagTGTGAAATCTCACGTTTGCTCGATCTGCAACAAGTCTTTCGCGACAGGTCAAGCGCTCGGGGGCCACAAACGGTGCCACTACGAAGGCAAGAACGGGAGCAGCAGCGAAGGTGTGGGGTCCACAAGCCACGTCAGCAGCGGCAGCCATCACCACCACCGTGGGTTTGACCTCAACATCCCGCCGATACCGGAATTCTCGACGGTCAACGGAGAAGAAGAGGTGATGAGCCCCATGCCGACCAAGAAACTGAGGCTCGAGTAGAACTTATAAAGGAGTTACAGATTCAGCTAGCAGTTACATGAATTTGTTATACTGTACATAATACCAATTTTTAGATTCCACTTCTTGTTATTCTTCATTGAATCAGTAGTATTCCTTCTTGTAATATTTTTGTGTAGTTTTCTTGTCTTCTTTACCTAAAGTTATCGTTTAAAGAAAAACGACCTTGTTAAAACTATTCAAGTACGTTTCAGTTTCTAAAGAACATAGATTACAACCTTATTGGTTCGTTGGACTAGTGTCGTGGGGTGGTAAGACCTAACGTACAAAGTCTCAGCCCATTTAACTGATAACATGTTAAGAGATTCGTTTGAAGTAGATAATGGGTACTAATTACGTACTGTCTGATGTTTCTATGCAGAACATgacttcaattttattttatacaatACAAAAACGAAAGATTACCTGCAGCATTCAATGGTCTTATAACAACATCCACATTATTCTTTTTAGACTTTCCATAGCTATATGACTATATCTGACACAGAGAGCATACCTTTTTAAGGTAACAAGTGAGTTCGCAAACTGTTGTCTTTCCAACTCCCTGGAGCCC includes the following:
- the LOC103847305 gene encoding zinc finger protein ZAT6; amino-acid sequence: MALEALSSPRLASPVPTLFQDSAVGFHGSKGKRSKRSRSEFDRSLTEDEYIALCLMLLARDGNRTRHLPSSSSSPPLLPTLTSTHLHKCSVCDKAFSSYQALGGHKASHRKNSSQTQSSGGDEKSTSSAITIASHGGGGGGSVKSHVCSICNKSFATGQALGGHKRCHYEGKNGSSSEGVGSTSHVSSGSHHHHRGFDLNIPPIPEFSTVNGEEEVMSPMPTKKLRLE